A stretch of the Lolium perenne isolate Kyuss_39 chromosome 3, Kyuss_2.0, whole genome shotgun sequence genome encodes the following:
- the LOC127338248 gene encoding aspartic proteinase CDR1-like — protein MATATTCRNLLLAAVVLAGQLCVCTAYVGVDGFSVEFIHRDSVKSPYHDPALTEHDRVLAAVRRSTVRAAALARSYVGGEGAVSEAVSSSFEYLMAVNVGTPPTRMLAIADTGSDLVWFKCAPRTAAARAMPPRAVFNPSSSSTFRRVGCHSGACQALQYSISCDARSNCQYFRSYVDGTKTSGLLSTETFTFESIPGGCPGCRSHPYVLVPNVTFGCSTSTNSTFVVDAMVGLGAGRTSLIGQLGAKTSLGRRFSYCLLPYNVKNASSAFNFGDRATVTEPGAATTALVRSDFEAYYTILLESVRIGNASFQHLSRVIVDSGTPMTFLDKALVDQMVNELSKRIGTGFRKLPSLPSPLQLCYDVGGPSRRYWFNKSVPDVTLYLAFVGVAVTLKAENTFMEWEEGIMCLAVAPVSKDRPLAILGSVAQQNMHVGYNLDKRTLTFAPADCASSYRSSLPVHG, from the coding sequence ATGGCGACAGCGACGACATGTCGCAATCTCTTGCTCGCTGCCGTCGTCCTGGCGGGACAGCTTTGCGTGTGCACGGCGTACGTAGGCGTCGACGGATTCAGTGTCGAGTTCATTCACCGGGACTCTGTCAAGTCTCCGTACCACGACCCGGCGCTCACCGAGCACGACCGCGTGCTCGCTGCCGTCCGGCGGTCCACGGTACGCGCCGCGGCCCTCGCGCGCTCCTACGTCGGCGGCGAAGGCGCTGTGTCCGAGGCCGTGTCGAGTTCATTCGAGTACCTAATGGCCGTCAACGTTGGCACGCCGCCTACCCGGATGCTCGCCATCGCCGACACAGGCAGTGACCTCGTCTGGTTCAAATGCGCACCTCGGACAGCAGCCGCCAGGGCCATGCCGCCGAGGGCCGTCTTCAACCCGTCCTCCTCGTCGACGTTCCGCCGCGTAGGCTGCCACTCCGGCGCGTGCCAAGCACTCCAGTATAGCATTTCTTGCGACGCCAGGTCCAACTGCCAGTACTTCCGGTCCTACGTCGACGGCACCAAGACAAGCGGTCTACTCTCCACCGAGACTTTCACCTTCGAAAGCATTCCAGGCGGATGCCCGGGGTGTCGCAGCCATCCGTATGTGTTGGTGCCGAATGTCACCTTCGGCTGCTCCACGTCAACGAACAGCACATTCGTCGTGGACGCCATGGTCGGCCTCGGTGCCGGAAGAACCTCCCTCATCGGCCAGCTCGGCGCCAAAACTTCCTTAGGCCGCAGGTTCTCCTACTGCTTGCTCCCCTACAACGTGAAGAACGCCTCCTCGGCGTTCAACTTCGGCGACCGCGCCACCGTGACGGAGCCGGGCGCGGCCACCACGGCGCTGGTCCGCTCCGACTTCGAAGCCTACTACACCATCTTGCTCGAGTCCGTCAGGATCGGGAACGCCTCCTTCCAGCACCTTTCACGCGTCATCGTCGATTCCGGCACGCCGATGACATTCCTCGACAAGGCGCTTGTGGACCAGATGGTGAACGAGCTGAGCAAGCGGATCGGGACCGGTTTCCGGAAGCTGCCGTCTCTGCCATCGCCGCTGCAGCTGTGCTACGATGTGGGCGGGCCGAGTCGTCGGTACTGGTTCAACAAGAGCGTCCCGGATGTGACGCTGTACCTGGCCTTCGTCGGCGTGGCAGTGACGCTGAAGGCGGAGAACACGTTCATGGAGTGGGAGGAAGGGATCATGTGCTTGGCGGTGGCGCCGGTGTCGAAGGACCGTCCGCTGGCCATCCTCGGGAGCGTCGCGCAGCAGAACATGCACGTCGGCTACAACCTCGACAAGCGCACCCTCACCTTCGCCCCTGCAGACTGCGCCAGCTCCTACAGGTCGTCCTTACCTGTGCATGGCTGA